From Streptomyces sp. TLI_105, the proteins below share one genomic window:
- a CDS encoding RDD family protein, protein MSTDQPPPGQPPEDDPFSKRPPEPPPGGPPPSGPPPGGPPPGGPPPGSPYDSPYGGGSPYGDMPPPPYGNAYGGGYGGNDPLSGMPPLAETGRRVLARLIDWVIIAVPLAIIGIPFDIYQRASRDGNDFGDTVNSLNGGSQLVFQLITIVAYIAYDTVLTAKNGQTIGKKLMKLRVAMLNDGTTPPMSQSLLRAVVLWLPALICCACLWPLLILILIVVDKPYKQGLHDKAAKTVVVTVPQ, encoded by the coding sequence AGCACCGACCAGCCGCCGCCCGGCCAGCCGCCCGAGGACGACCCCTTCAGCAAGAGGCCTCCGGAGCCGCCGCCGGGAGGGCCGCCGCCGTCGGGGCCGCCCCCGGGAGGGCCTCCGCCGGGCGGCCCGCCGCCGGGGAGCCCGTACGACTCCCCGTACGGCGGCGGCTCCCCGTACGGCGACATGCCCCCGCCCCCGTACGGCAATGCTTACGGTGGCGGTTACGGCGGAAACGATCCGCTCTCCGGGATGCCGCCGCTCGCGGAGACGGGCCGGCGCGTCCTCGCCCGGCTGATCGACTGGGTGATCATCGCGGTGCCGCTCGCGATCATCGGCATCCCCTTCGACATCTACCAACGGGCGAGCCGGGACGGCAACGACTTCGGGGACACGGTCAACAGCCTCAACGGCGGCAGCCAGCTCGTCTTCCAGCTCATCACGATCGTCGCGTACATCGCGTACGACACCGTGCTGACGGCCAAGAACGGCCAGACCATCGGCAAGAAGCTGATGAAGCTGCGGGTCGCGATGCTCAACGACGGGACGACGCCGCCGATGAGCCAGTCGCTGCTGCGCGCCGTCGTGCTCTGGCTTCCCGCGCTGATCTGCTGCGCCTGTCTGTGGCCGCTGCTGATCCTGATCCTGATCGTGGTCGACAAGCCGTACAAGCAGGGTCTGCACGACAAGGCGGCGAAGACGGTCGTCGTCACCGTCCCCCAGTAG
- a CDS encoding immune inhibitor A domain-containing protein, with protein sequence MTNRRRAIRASAVVVALAATAATASTFTTAWADNHGSVTPAGIQTVDKTTVDHDLDGPYSDQQEQQRKAALERVLNGDAKIENRGGSQVVKLGAKKYVELGREKTDKIFTILVEFGDQVDNTTLVDRKDDDTPELKPKYGGEPGPLHNRIAQPDRANDNSTAWQADYNQQHFQDLYFGTGKDAAGKPKQSLKTFYERTSSGRYSVDGAVSDWVKVPYNEARYGSNYCGQTNCANVWDTVRDGLNAWVADQKAKGQTDAQIKAQLATYDQWDRYDFDGDGNFNEPDGYIDHFQLVHAGEDESAGGGAEGKNALWAHRWYAYGTNAGKTGPENNKAGGTPIGDTGIWVGDYTMQPENGGLGVFAHEYGHDLGLPDHYDTAGGENSTGFWTLMSSGSWLGQGKDSIGDLPGDMTAWDKLQLGWLNYAKVNDWQRSTKTTHKLGVSEYNTKNPQALVVELPKKQVTTDVVAPAEGASQWWSNMGDDLKNTLTRSVDLTGKTSASLELQGWYDIELDYDYLYAEVSTDGGANWTALDGTADGVAIPKDASGAPALTGVSDAHKKLVYNLGAYAGKKFDLRFRYQTDGGAGGKGFTADAITLTADGAAVFSDNAENGDNGWVGKGFSRIGKGFTKEYEQYYIAENRQYVSYDSTLKVGPYNFGFTGDKAGWVEHYPYQNGLLIWKWDLSQKDNNTSQHPGAGLVLPIDAHPSPLKWSNGELMRNRVQAYDSPFSISRTDGFQLHNKGVGTWVPSQAGNPTFDDHKGVYWFKETERAGVQVTDTNTKIQVVKEPKDGQTITVQVGPSTK encoded by the coding sequence GTGACCAACAGACGACGGGCGATCAGAGCGTCCGCAGTCGTCGTGGCGCTCGCGGCCACCGCCGCCACCGCCTCGACCTTCACCACCGCCTGGGCCGACAATCACGGCAGCGTGACGCCGGCCGGCATCCAGACCGTCGACAAGACGACGGTCGACCACGACCTCGACGGCCCCTACAGCGACCAGCAGGAGCAGCAGCGCAAGGCTGCCCTGGAGCGGGTCCTGAACGGCGACGCCAAGATCGAGAACCGTGGCGGCTCCCAGGTCGTCAAGCTCGGCGCCAAGAAGTACGTCGAGCTCGGCCGCGAGAAGACCGACAAGATCTTCACCATCCTCGTCGAGTTCGGCGACCAGGTGGACAACACCACCCTGGTCGACCGCAAGGACGACGACACGCCCGAGCTCAAGCCGAAGTACGGTGGCGAGCCCGGCCCGCTGCACAACCGTATAGCCCAGCCGGACCGTGCGAACGACAACTCCACGGCCTGGCAGGCGGACTACAACCAGCAGCACTTCCAGGACCTGTACTTCGGCACCGGCAAGGACGCCGCCGGCAAGCCGAAGCAGTCCCTGAAGACCTTCTACGAGCGCACCTCGTCCGGCCGTTACTCGGTCGACGGCGCGGTCTCCGACTGGGTCAAGGTCCCGTACAACGAGGCCCGTTACGGCTCGAACTACTGCGGCCAGACCAACTGCGCCAACGTCTGGGACACCGTCCGCGACGGTCTCAACGCCTGGGTCGCCGACCAGAAGGCCAAGGGCCAGACCGACGCCCAGATCAAGGCCCAGCTGGCCACGTACGACCAGTGGGACCGTTACGACTTCGACGGCGACGGCAACTTCAACGAGCCCGACGGCTACATCGACCACTTCCAGCTCGTGCACGCGGGCGAGGACGAGTCGGCCGGCGGCGGCGCCGAGGGCAAGAACGCCCTGTGGGCCCACCGCTGGTACGCCTACGGCACCAACGCGGGCAAGACCGGCCCCGAGAACAACAAGGCCGGCGGCACCCCGATCGGTGACACCGGCATCTGGGTCGGCGACTACACGATGCAGCCGGAGAACGGCGGCCTCGGCGTCTTCGCGCACGAGTACGGCCACGACCTCGGTCTGCCGGACCACTACGACACCGCGGGCGGCGAGAACTCCACCGGGTTCTGGACCCTGATGTCGTCCGGCTCCTGGCTCGGCCAGGGCAAGGACTCCATCGGCGACCTGCCCGGCGACATGACCGCCTGGGACAAGCTCCAGCTCGGCTGGCTGAACTACGCCAAGGTCAACGACTGGCAGCGCTCCACCAAGACCACCCACAAGCTGGGCGTCTCGGAGTACAACACCAAGAACCCGCAGGCGCTCGTCGTCGAGCTGCCGAAGAAGCAGGTCACCACCGATGTCGTCGCGCCCGCCGAGGGCGCCTCGCAGTGGTGGAGCAACATGGGTGACGACCTCAAGAACACCCTGACCCGCTCCGTCGACCTCACGGGCAAGACGTCCGCCTCCCTGGAGCTCCAGGGCTGGTACGACATCGAGCTGGACTACGACTACCTCTACGCCGAGGTGTCGACGGACGGCGGCGCCAACTGGACGGCCCTGGACGGCACCGCCGACGGCGTGGCCATCCCGAAGGACGCCTCCGGCGCCCCGGCGCTGACCGGCGTCTCCGACGCGCACAAGAAGCTCGTCTACAACCTGGGCGCCTACGCGGGCAAGAAGTTCGACCTCCGCTTCCGCTACCAGACGGACGGCGGCGCGGGCGGCAAGGGCTTCACCGCCGACGCCATCACGCTGACCGCCGACGGTGCCGCCGTCTTCTCGGACAACGCCGAGAACGGTGACAACGGCTGGGTCGGCAAGGGCTTCTCGCGGATCGGCAAGGGCTTCACGAAGGAGTACGAGCAGTACTACATCGCGGAGAACCGCCAGTACGTCTCGTACGACTCGACCCTCAAGGTCGGCCCGTACAACTTCGGGTTCACGGGTGACAAGGCCGGCTGGGTCGAGCACTACCCGTACCAGAACGGTCTGCTCATCTGGAAGTGGGACCTGTCCCAGAAGGACAACAACACCTCCCAGCACCCGGGCGCCGGTCTGGTCCTCCCGATCGACGCGCACCCGAGCCCGCTGAAGTGGTCCAACGGTGAGCTGATGCGCAACCGCGTCCAGGCGTACGACTCGCCGTTCAGCATCTCCCGCACGGACGGCTTCCAGCTGCACAACAAGGGCGTCGGCACCTGGGTCCCGTCCCAGGCCGGCAACCCGACCTTCGACGACCACAAGGGCGTCTACTGGTTCAAGGAGACCGAGCGTGCCGGTGTCCAGGTAACTGACACCAACACCAAGATCCAGGTCGTCAAGGAGCCGAAGGATGGCCAGACGATCACGGTTCAGGTCGGTCCCTCGACCAAGTAA
- a CDS encoding nicotinamidase, which yields MHRALIVVDVQNDFCEGGSLAVTGGADVAAAITDLVGQTAGTSYRHVVATRDHHVDPGEHFAPAGEEPDYVSSWPVHCVAGTEGVGFHPNFAPAVASGAIDAVFDKGAYSAAYSGFEGLDENGETLAEWLRSRDVTEVDVVGIATDHCVRATALDAAREGFRTHVLLDLTAGVAEETTNRALEELRTAGVRLTGKPVVA from the coding sequence ATGCACCGCGCATTGATCGTTGTGGACGTTCAGAACGACTTCTGCGAGGGCGGCAGCCTCGCGGTGACCGGCGGCGCGGACGTCGCCGCCGCCATCACCGACCTGGTGGGCCAGACGGCGGGCACCTCCTACCGGCACGTCGTCGCCACCCGCGACCACCACGTCGACCCGGGCGAGCACTTCGCCCCGGCCGGCGAGGAGCCGGACTACGTGTCCTCCTGGCCGGTGCACTGCGTGGCCGGCACGGAGGGCGTCGGCTTCCACCCGAACTTCGCGCCCGCCGTCGCGAGCGGCGCGATCGACGCCGTCTTCGACAAGGGCGCGTACTCGGCGGCGTACAGCGGCTTCGAGGGGCTCGACGAGAACGGGGAGACGCTCGCGGAGTGGCTGCGCTCCCGGGACGTCACCGAGGTCGACGTGGTCGGCATCGCCACCGACCACTGCGTCCGTGCCACGGCCCTGGACGCGGCCCGCGAGGGCTTCCGGACCCACGTCCTGCTCGACCTGACGGCCGGCGTGGCCGAGGAGACCACGAACCGGGCCCTGGAGGAGCTCCGGACGGCGGGCGTGCGACTGACGGGCAAGCCGGTCGTCGCGTAG
- a CDS encoding nicotinate phosphoribosyltransferase, whose amino-acid sequence MNAADLGLPVDVPSTALFTDQYELTMLQAALRAGTADRRSVFEVFTRRLPEGRRYGVLAGVGRVLDAVENFRFDPAVLGFLRERSIVDEPTLEWLARYRFSGDIWGYPEGEVYFPGSPVLRVEGSFAECVLLETVILSILNHDSAIAAAASRMSAAAGGRRLIEMGARRTHELAAVAASRAAYVGGFDSTSDLAAGFRYGIPTVGTSAHAFTLLHDSERDAFRAQVETLGRGTTLLVDTYDVAEAVRTAVEVAGPELGAVRIDSGDLLLVAHRVRAQLDELGARDTKIVVTSDLDEYAIASLAAAPVDAYGVGTQLVTGSGHPTCSMVYKLVARAASADPKAPLVPVAKKSLGGKASVGGRKWAARRPDAAGVAEAEVVGTGPVPPELADHQLLVELVKGGDVVAREPLEAARSRHIAARTGLPMSAMQLSRGEPVLPTEYA is encoded by the coding sequence ATGAACGCTGCGGACCTTGGGCTGCCGGTGGACGTGCCGTCGACCGCGCTCTTCACCGATCAGTACGAGCTGACCATGCTCCAGGCGGCCCTGCGGGCCGGCACCGCCGACCGGCGCTCCGTCTTCGAGGTCTTCACCCGGCGGCTGCCCGAGGGACGGCGCTACGGCGTCCTCGCGGGCGTCGGCCGGGTCCTGGACGCCGTCGAGAACTTCCGGTTCGACCCCGCCGTCCTCGGCTTCCTCCGGGAGCGGAGCATCGTCGACGAGCCGACCCTGGAATGGCTCGCCCGCTACCGCTTCTCCGGCGACATCTGGGGCTACCCCGAGGGCGAGGTGTACTTCCCCGGCTCCCCCGTGCTGCGCGTCGAGGGCTCCTTCGCGGAGTGCGTGCTCCTGGAGACCGTGATCCTCTCGATCCTCAACCACGACTCGGCCATCGCGGCCGCCGCCTCCCGCATGTCGGCCGCCGCCGGCGGGCGGCGCCTGATCGAGATGGGCGCCCGCCGCACCCACGAGCTGGCGGCCGTCGCCGCCTCCCGCGCCGCCTACGTCGGCGGCTTCGACTCGACCTCCGACCTCGCGGCCGGCTTCCGCTACGGCATCCCGACCGTCGGCACCTCCGCCCACGCCTTCACCCTGCTCCACGACAGCGAGCGGGACGCCTTCCGGGCCCAGGTGGAGACCCTGGGACGCGGCACGACCCTGCTCGTCGACACGTACGACGTGGCCGAGGCCGTCCGCACCGCCGTCGAGGTCGCCGGGCCCGAGCTGGGGGCCGTACGGATCGACTCCGGCGACCTGCTGCTCGTCGCGCACCGGGTGCGGGCTCAGCTCGACGAGCTGGGCGCGCGGGACACGAAGATCGTGGTCACCTCGGACCTCGACGAGTACGCCATCGCCTCGCTCGCGGCGGCCCCGGTCGACGCGTACGGGGTGGGCACGCAGCTGGTCACCGGCAGCGGCCACCCGACCTGCTCCATGGTCTACAAGCTGGTCGCCCGGGCCGCCTCGGCCGACCCGAAGGCGCCCCTGGTGCCGGTGGCCAAGAAGTCGCTGGGCGGCAAGGCCTCCGTCGGCGGCCGCAAGTGGGCGGCGCGCCGGCCCGACGCGGCCGGGGTCGCCGAGGCGGAGGTCGTGGGCACCGGCCCGGTCCCGCCGGAGCTCGCCGACCACCAGCTGCTCGTCGAGCTGGTCAAGGGCGGCGACGTGGTGGCCCGCGAGCCCCTGGAGGCCGCCAGGTCGCGGCACATCGCGGCCCGCACGGGGCTGCCGATGTCGGCGATGCAGCTGTCGCGCGGCGAGCCGGTCCTGCCGACCGAGTACGCCTGA
- the clpS gene encoding ATP-dependent Clp protease adapter ClpS yields MSVAPIEIERTESAEEVSAVVEPDVPWVTLVHNDPVNLMSYVEYVFQSYFGYSKDKAHKLMLDVHNKGRAVVSSGTREEMERDVQAMHGYGLWATLSQDRL; encoded by the coding sequence GTGAGCGTCGCGCCTATTGAGATCGAACGTACGGAATCGGCCGAGGAGGTCTCCGCGGTCGTCGAACCCGACGTGCCCTGGGTGACCCTCGTGCACAACGATCCGGTCAACCTGATGAGCTATGTGGAGTACGTCTTCCAGTCGTACTTCGGATACTCCAAGGACAAGGCGCACAAGCTGATGCTCGACGTGCACAACAAGGGCCGCGCGGTGGTCTCCAGCGGCACCCGCGAGGAGATGGAACGGGACGTGCAGGCGATGCACGGCTACGGCCTGTGGGCGACCCTCTCCCAGGACCGCCTCTGA
- a CDS encoding DUF2017 domain-containing protein, giving the protein MAGQFEALPGGGAAVALDDVEISILRSLAVQLMELIGPGDEPAADEDPLAALFAEGPSEPPSDPALRRLFPDAYGDDSEELRAAASDFRRYTENDLRARKREDALAVVRALDSLSAEAAGEGGAVLKLTPDESRSWLGALNDLRLTIGTRLEVTDDEDSEQLYRLPDSDPRKPMVMAYLWLGALQESLVMTLMS; this is encoded by the coding sequence ATGGCCGGGCAGTTCGAGGCCCTCCCGGGCGGCGGCGCGGCCGTCGCGCTCGACGACGTCGAGATCTCCATCCTCCGCTCCCTCGCCGTCCAGCTCATGGAGCTGATCGGCCCGGGCGACGAGCCCGCCGCGGACGAGGACCCGCTGGCCGCGCTCTTCGCCGAGGGACCGAGCGAGCCGCCGTCCGACCCCGCCCTCCGGCGCCTCTTCCCCGACGCGTACGGGGACGACAGCGAGGAGCTGCGGGCGGCCGCGTCCGACTTCCGCCGCTACACCGAGAACGACCTGCGGGCCCGCAAGCGCGAGGACGCCCTCGCGGTCGTGCGCGCCCTGGACTCCCTCTCCGCCGAGGCGGCGGGGGAGGGCGGCGCGGTCCTGAAGCTCACCCCGGACGAGTCCCGGTCCTGGCTCGGCGCGCTCAACGACCTCCGGCTGACCATCGGCACCCGCCTGGAGGTCACGGACGACGAGGACAGCGAGCAGCTGTACCGCCTGCCGGACTCCGATCCGCGCAAGCCGATGGTGATGGCGTACCTCTGGCTGGGGGCGCTCCAGGAGTCCCTCGTCATGACCCTGATGTCGTAG
- a CDS encoding amino acid permease → MTSVQVDKQHDGNEAADSASGEGYHRALGARQIQMIAIGGAIGTGLFLGAGKGISIAGPSLILAYAIAGLVIFFIMRALGELLMYRPVSGSFSEYAREFIGPFAGFATGWTYWLFWVVTGITEVTAAATYMTYWWDIPQWLSALVFTVILYAANLISVKLFGELEFWFSMVKVTAIVGMILICAGILTLGFSDAGDTASVTHLWDLGGFFAGEDGIGSTLMTLQMVMFAFLAVELVGVTAGESKDPKTVLPKAINTVPWRIAVFYVGALIMILSVVPWTEFQPGVSPFVAAFEKMGLGIGAAIVNFVVLTAALSSCNSGMYSTGRMLRDLALNGQGPKVFTKLTKSGTPLVGTTVSAALMMVGVWINYQWPGEAFNYVVSFATISGMWAWIVILICQIRYRLKADRGELPQSPFKAPGGIWFSVFSLAFIGMVVVTMGMDKDNRVALYGAPVWGLILAVSYLVLKARNPQGAAFAKRS, encoded by the coding sequence ATGACCTCAGTGCAGGTCGACAAGCAGCACGACGGCAATGAGGCCGCGGACTCCGCCTCGGGCGAGGGTTACCACCGGGCACTCGGCGCCCGCCAGATCCAGATGATCGCGATCGGCGGCGCCATCGGCACCGGGCTCTTCCTCGGCGCGGGCAAGGGCATCTCCATCGCGGGACCCAGCCTGATCCTCGCGTACGCCATCGCGGGCCTCGTCATCTTCTTCATCATGCGGGCGCTCGGCGAGCTCCTCATGTACCGCCCGGTGTCGGGCTCCTTCTCGGAGTACGCCCGCGAGTTCATCGGCCCCTTCGCGGGCTTCGCGACCGGCTGGACGTACTGGCTCTTCTGGGTCGTCACCGGCATCACCGAAGTCACCGCCGCGGCCACCTACATGACGTACTGGTGGGACATCCCGCAGTGGCTCTCCGCCCTCGTCTTCACCGTGATCCTCTACGCCGCCAACCTGATCTCCGTGAAGCTCTTCGGTGAGCTGGAGTTCTGGTTCTCCATGGTCAAGGTCACCGCGATCGTCGGCATGATCCTGATCTGCGCCGGCATCCTCACCCTCGGCTTCTCCGACGCCGGCGACACCGCCTCCGTCACCCACCTGTGGGACCTCGGCGGCTTCTTCGCCGGCGAGGACGGCATCGGCTCGACCCTGATGACCCTCCAGATGGTCATGTTCGCGTTCCTCGCGGTCGAGCTGGTCGGTGTGACGGCGGGCGAGTCGAAGGACCCCAAGACGGTCCTGCCGAAGGCGATCAACACCGTGCCGTGGCGCATCGCCGTCTTCTACGTCGGCGCGCTGATCATGATCCTGTCGGTCGTCCCGTGGACCGAGTTCCAGCCGGGCGTCAGCCCGTTCGTCGCGGCCTTCGAGAAGATGGGCCTCGGCATCGGCGCCGCGATCGTCAACTTCGTCGTCCTCACGGCGGCCCTGTCCTCCTGCAACTCGGGCATGTACTCCACCGGCCGCATGCTGCGCGACCTCGCGCTCAACGGCCAGGGCCCGAAGGTCTTCACCAAGCTGACGAAGAGCGGCACCCCGCTGGTCGGCACCACCGTCTCGGCCGCGCTGATGATGGTCGGCGTCTGGATCAACTACCAGTGGCCCGGCGAGGCGTTCAACTACGTCGTCTCCTTCGCCACCATCTCCGGCATGTGGGCCTGGATCGTCATCCTGATCTGTCAGATCCGCTACCGGCTCAAGGCCGACCGCGGCGAGCTGCCCCAGTCGCCCTTCAAGGCCCCGGGCGGCATCTGGTTCAGCGTCTTCTCGCTCGCCTTCATCGGGATGGTCGTCGTGACCATGGGCATGGACAAGGACAACCGGGTCGCGCTGTACGGCGCTCCGGTCTGGGGCCTGATCCTCGCGGTCTCCTACCTGGTCCTCAAGGCCCGCAACCCCCAGGGCGCGGCCTTCGCGAAGCGCTCCTGA
- a CDS encoding Mov34/MPN/PAD-1 family protein gives MLTITRALYDQIVEHSRADHPDEACGVVAGPVGSGRPERFIPMLNAARSPTFYEFDSGDLLKLYRDMDDRDEEPVVVYHSHTATEAYPSRTDISYANEPNAHYVLVSTADTDGAGPFQFRSYSIVDGVVTEEEVKVVEAYE, from the coding sequence ATGCTGACCATCACCCGGGCCCTGTACGACCAGATCGTGGAGCACTCCCGCGCGGACCACCCCGACGAGGCCTGCGGCGTGGTCGCGGGCCCCGTCGGCAGCGGACGCCCCGAGCGGTTCATCCCGATGCTCAACGCCGCCCGCTCGCCCACCTTCTACGAGTTCGACTCCGGGGACCTGCTCAAGCTCTACCGCGACATGGACGACCGGGACGAGGAGCCCGTCGTCGTCTACCACTCGCACACCGCCACCGAGGCCTACCCGTCCCGCACGGACATCTCGTACGCGAACGAGCCGAACGCCCACTACGTCCTCGTCTCCACCGCCGACACCGACGGCGCCGGCCCCTTCCAGTTCCGCTCCTACTCGATCGTCGACGGCGTCGTGACCGAGGAAGAGGTCAAGGTCGTCGAGGCCTACGAGTAG
- a CDS encoding GlxA family transcriptional regulator codes for MTTTHDVWVFAFDGVRLLDVSAPLEVFSTAGSGYEVRVCTPDGQGVRTSCGLRIGADRAAGEVPGADTLVVPGAVDVERCVAVAPEVAGLAARSGRVASVCTGAFALAAAGLLDGRRAATHWEHAEALARRYPAVEVSADAIHVRDGEVWSSAGVTAGIDLCLALVEEDRGPEAARAVARDLVVFLQRPGGQSQFSAASRTPPTRHPVVRPLLDAVAADPAADHSAPALARRAGLSARHLARLFREQVGATPAGYVERVRVEAARMLLEGGASVTGAAARSGLSSDESLRRAFARHVGVTPSAYVARFRTTSCS; via the coding sequence ATGACGACGACGCACGACGTGTGGGTGTTCGCTTTCGACGGAGTCCGGCTGCTCGACGTCTCCGCACCGCTGGAGGTGTTCTCGACGGCCGGGTCCGGCTACGAGGTGCGGGTGTGCACGCCGGACGGGCAGGGCGTACGGACCTCGTGCGGGCTGCGGATCGGCGCGGACCGCGCGGCCGGGGAGGTGCCGGGCGCGGACACGCTGGTCGTCCCCGGGGCGGTGGACGTGGAGCGGTGCGTGGCGGTCGCCCCGGAGGTGGCGGGGCTCGCGGCGCGCTCGGGCCGGGTGGCGTCCGTGTGCACGGGGGCGTTCGCGCTCGCGGCGGCGGGGCTGCTCGACGGGCGCCGGGCGGCGACCCACTGGGAGCACGCGGAGGCCCTCGCCCGGCGGTATCCGGCGGTCGAGGTGAGCGCGGACGCGATCCACGTACGGGACGGGGAGGTGTGGTCCTCGGCGGGGGTGACGGCCGGGATCGACCTGTGCCTGGCGCTCGTGGAGGAGGACCGGGGGCCGGAGGCGGCCCGGGCGGTGGCGCGGGACCTGGTGGTGTTCCTCCAGCGGCCGGGCGGGCAGTCGCAGTTCTCGGCGGCTTCGCGCACTCCCCCGACCCGGCACCCGGTGGTGCGCCCGCTCCTGGACGCGGTCGCGGCGGATCCGGCGGCCGACCACAGCGCGCCGGCGCTGGCGCGGCGGGCGGGGCTGAGCGCCCGGCATCTGGCGCGGCTGTTCCGCGAGCAGGTGGGGGCGACGCCGGCGGGGTACGTGGAGCGGGTGCGGGTGGAGGCGGCGCGGATGCTGCTCGAGGGCGGGGCGAGCGTGACGGGGGCGGCGGCGCGGAGCGGGCTCAGCAGTGACGAGAGCCTGCGGAGGGCGTTCGCCCGGCATGTCGGGGTGACGCCCTCCGCCTATGTGGCGCGCTTCCGGACGACGTCCTGCTCGTAG
- a CDS encoding HD domain-containing protein, protein MNPMTLVPDSKLATAATELVRDTTSELIYDHSRRVYLFGALQGRARGLAFDPELLYVGAMFHDLGLGEAHRTGGRRFEVDGAEEAAAFLRSHGADEDAVRRVWTAIALHTTPGIPEFMEPEVALVTAGVEYDVLGIGYDDPAAVTPEDRAAIVAAHPRPDFKRRILRAFAEGVSPRPDTTFGNVKADVLRHFVPGFVPGDFVTTIRDSAWPE, encoded by the coding sequence ATGAACCCGATGACGCTCGTCCCCGACAGCAAGCTCGCCACCGCCGCCACCGAACTCGTCCGCGACACGACGAGCGAGCTGATCTACGACCACTCCCGCCGCGTCTACCTCTTCGGCGCCCTCCAGGGCCGCGCCCGCGGCCTCGCCTTCGACCCCGAACTCCTCTACGTCGGCGCCATGTTCCACGACCTCGGCCTCGGCGAGGCGCACCGGACCGGCGGCCGCCGCTTCGAGGTCGACGGAGCCGAGGAGGCCGCCGCCTTCCTCCGCTCCCACGGTGCCGACGAGGACGCCGTCCGCCGCGTCTGGACCGCGATCGCCCTCCACACCACCCCCGGCATCCCCGAGTTCATGGAGCCCGAGGTCGCCCTCGTCACCGCCGGCGTCGAGTACGACGTCCTCGGCATCGGCTACGACGACCCCGCCGCCGTCACCCCCGAGGACCGTGCCGCGATCGTCGCCGCCCACCCCCGCCCCGACTTCAAGCGCCGGATCCTGAGGGCCTTCGCGGAGGGCGTCTCGCCCAGGCCGGACACCACCTTCGGCAATGTCAAAGCCGACGTCCTGCGTCATTTCGTCCCCGGATTCGTCCCCGGGGACTTCGTGACGACGATCCGGGACTCCGCCTGGCCCGAGTGA
- a CDS encoding putative leader peptide, whose translation MVSHDVSEETPSTTLLVARLHVDLCRLASAICTSRAAL comes from the coding sequence ATGGTTTCCCACGACGTGAGCGAAGAGACTCCGAGCACCACCCTGCTCGTGGCACGCCTGCACGTCGACCTGTGCCGCCTGGCCAGCGCGATCTGTACCTCACGCGCTGCGCTCTGA
- a CDS encoding MoaD/ThiS family protein: protein MAIEVRIPTILRTYTDGEKAVQGSGDTLAELFADLEKRHTGIEARIVDGGKLRRFVNVYLNDEDVRFLDGIETKLADGDNVTILPAVAGGMV from the coding sequence ATGGCCATCGAGGTCCGCATCCCGACCATCCTCCGCACCTACACCGACGGCGAGAAGGCCGTCCAGGGCAGCGGTGACACCCTCGCCGAGCTCTTCGCCGACCTGGAGAAGCGCCACACCGGGATCGAGGCGCGCATCGTCGACGGCGGCAAGCTCCGCCGCTTCGTCAACGTCTACCTGAACGACGAGGACGTCCGCTTCCTCGACGGCATCGAGACCAAGCTCGCCGACGGCGACAACGTCACGATCCTGCCGGCCGTCGCCGGCGGCATGGTCTGA